Below is a genomic region from Brassica oleracea var. oleracea cultivar TO1000 chromosome C9, BOL, whole genome shotgun sequence.
GTCTCCTTCCACGACGAAGACTCCCGATCTCTCCAGAAGCCCTTGTCTCGCTCGCTTCAGCTTCGGATCGTAGTACCGGTTGAAATTGTCGAGGCCCAGGACCCCGTCGCCGCGTCTCCGCAGCGCGGTCGAGACGTGGGTTCCGACGAATCCGGCGGCGCCGGTGACCAGAACGGTTAAACCGCCGCGGGACCTGGGATGGGCGGATTTGCGGACTTGTTTCTCCCACTGAGAGCCGCCGTATTTAGCGGCGGAGAGGGATGAGTCGTTGAGGCTGCGGCGAGAAGGGGTCGGGGGAGGGGATAAGAGGAGGTAGAAGAGGAAGAGAGCGAGGAAGAGAGAGGCCCAGAGCGTGGGTTTCGAGAGGCGGAGGTAACGGTGGTGGTGGAGGATTCCGTACGGGAGGGCTTTATCGGTCTTGTACTTTCCGGGAGTGGAAGGAAGATCGTCAAGGTGAGACATTTCGGCCGGCGAATCGATTAGGGTTAGGGTTGTTGGGTGGTAGAGAGCAACGATGGAGGAGCAAGTCAAAATGAGGATATTCCGGGAACGAAGAAGAGACTTCTTTTACTTGTACTTCTCTCTCTCTACGTGGCTTTATTCATAATTGATTTATCTATGATTAAAACTATATATTTTTGGTTAAATCTTCAAGTCATGGTAATTTAGCTGTCAGAGATTATATTGGATTTAATCCTGTATCTTGATTGCCTTTCAAGGCTAATGATTTTAATGTGTTCTTAGATCTGGATATTCCGTTCGGATCACTATCCGGATTCCGTTATAAATCATATTGTGGATAGCCCATAACCATACCATCTTTCAAAACCATACTCGGCTCATACACATAGGCGGCTAAGTCTTTGGGATGTTTTTCCTTTCTCTTGTCTTAGTAGTTTTCCTAATCCTAGTTGGATTAGGTTTTGGATAATTTTCATATTTCTATATCTTGTAATCCTTATATAAATGAACCATACTATTTTATGAATAAATATACAAACTATTCTCCTTAGTTTTATAACACGTTATCAGCACGATAGCCTCTAAAACCCTAAAGCTAAAACCAAAAATCGATAAACCCTAATCCTACCCGGTGAACACCCTAACCCCGATTGCATCCCGATCCTACGTGTTTCCGATCAGCAACCCCGCGTTCCCGTCTCAGCTTCAGACGATCTCAACTCAGACGAATTCAGCCTCAGCTCTTGATCCAGGACAGCTCGCGTTCCAGACAGCAAGCGTCCCGTTCGCATCATAGCCGCTCGCGATCCGACAGCAACAGCTCCCGTTCAACGATCAGCCGCTCGCGATCTCAGCCTCAATCCGTTCCAGGCCAGCTCGCGTCCCGTTACTGTCCAGCTCGAGGTTCATTATTTGGTGGTCCGGTTTCAACAATCAACTAAGCTAAAGGTAATTCGAATTCTAAGAACATATGAATTGAATTGGGTTGATTGATAAAGAATGAAACCATAAAACCTAATCTTTATGATAAAAGCCATAGGATAATAGATCAAACCCTAAGGAGTAAATCGAAGCTCTAAAAGTTCGATCCCCACACCCTAAATCGAGATTGATCTATTGATCAATTAAACTCAAAACCCTAATCGGTTTTGAATCTCAAAACCCTATGATCCAATGATCATATTGTGTGCTTAAATCTCCCTTGATCTATGATCAAATCAAAACCCATAAAACGTAAACCCTAAAATTGCTAGAAATCGAATCAAAACCCTAAACCCTAATGTGAATCTGTTTTGATGATTGTTCTTGTTTGATTAAATCTTTTCATGTTTTGAGGTTAGGTTGCTAGAATATTTTACCTTCTGATCTGTTTCTGTTTTCTGAAAGCCCTAAATTCGTTTTACCCTAAATAGCATGTTCTAAATCCGAATTGAAGCATGTTTGATTCTTATTTGTTTTGATTGATCTTGTTGATTGAGAGTTAGGTTGATAGTTTGATTGATCTCATAACCTGTTTTCTAAAAACCCTAATATCGAATATGAAACCTTAAAGGCTTTGAAACCTTAAAATCGCATACTGCTAAATTTAATTGCTAGATTTCTAAATTAATTTGAAGTTTAGGATCAGTGGCTAGATTAATTGTTTTTAAACCCTAATCAGAAAGCCTAAACCCTAAGTTGACAAGACTTGTTTCTGAAACCCTAAATCCGCATAAACCCTAATTCCGATTCATTGCCTTTGATTGAAAGCTAAATTGCTATATAAAACCGTGGATGAATATAACTCAGCTCTATTCAAAATTGTCTCCAATATGAGACTTTGTGGTGAGACTGTAACAAAGAAGGATTTGTTGGAAAAGACTTTCTCCACATTCCATTCTAGCAACGTGTTGCTGCAACAGCAATACAGAAAAAAAGGTTTCACCACCTATACTGATCTTATCTCATGCATATTATTAGCTGAGGCTAATAATGAGTTGCTCATGAGGAACAGTAAGATGAGACCTTGTGGATCAACTCCATTACCTGAAGCCAATAAGGCTGTAGAGGAAAAGAAAGAATCCACCAAAGAAAGTAACCACGTCCATCATGATAACCCACACGGCTATGGAAATGACTATGGTAGAGGAGGCCGTGGTGGATGGAGAGGACGTGGTGGGCGTGGAAATTATAGCTCACACAGCCGTGGGAAAGGGAACCACTATAACCGTGGTAGTGGTCCCAGCTATGGCCGTGGTCGAGGCAGAAGCAGTGGTATCTCTAACCCACCACACTCGTCCAAATCAGTATGCCACTTGTGTGGAATGGATAACCATTGGGCAAAGAATTGTAGGACTCCCAGACATCTTTGTGACCTCTATCAAGAGAGCCCGAAAGGGAAGAATCCATAAACCCATTTGGTCCACCATGATGGGGAAAACGATTTTGATCATGACCAGGATGACCTTATGGATTATGAGACTTCAGATTTCCTAAGAGAATGAGATGATTTCGACATTCTGTTTTTGTTCTTTTGCTTTGATTTATGTTTGCTTTGCTTTGCTACTTACGTTTTTAATAATATGATTTCTTTGAGTTTACTTTATTTCTATTATCTTATCTGATTTTATTTAATAAGATGAATGATTTTATTATTGAAAACGCCAATATGAGTTTATAAATTACGGGGATGGTACACATTAAGGGCTACAGCCAGATATGTATAAGGGCAAGCATTTAGATGCTTTATATTCACCCAAAGAAACCCATTGAGATTATATAGAGATATAAGAATGGGTTCCACAATGATACAATGGGCAAAAGGAAACAAAAGTTCCTTCAGAGTTATGAAAATCGCCCAAGACCATAGAAAAGT
It encodes:
- the LOC106314744 gene encoding glycine-rich protein 2-like; protein product: MRLCGETVTKKDLLEKTFSTFHSSNVLLQQQYRKKGFTTYTDLISCILLAEANNELLMRNSKMRPCGSTPLPEANKAVEEKKESTKESNHVHHDNPHGYGNDYGRGGRGGWRGRGGRGNYSSHSRGKGNHYNRGSGPSYGRGRGRSSGISNPPHSSKSVCHLCGMDNHWAKNCRTPRHLCDLYQESPKGKNP